The DNA sequence AGACTATCCAAACATGGCACTTGGATGGATACTCCTTCTTTGCGGTTGCAATTGAACCTGGGACGTGGACCCCCAAGAAGAGGCAGAACTACAATCTTTTGGATGCAGTGAGCAGGCATACCATTCAGGTGTACCCTAACTCGTGGGCGGCAATCATGACCACTCTTGACAATGCTGGTATGTGGAACTTGAGGTCTGATATGAAGGAGAGGGCATATTTGGGACAACAGTTCTACTTTAGCGTTGTCTCACCGGCACTCTCCTTGAGGGATGAGTACAACCTCCCTGCCAAACAGGAACTCTGCGGCATTGTCAAGGATCTGCCCAGGCTCGCTCTATACActtaaagaagaagaagaagaagaagaaaaaagaagatgcTAGCTAGTCTAAATAAAtgtgcatatatatgtatatccATTTTCATTCTCAGAATGAATACACACATTTAACCACTATATTGCcatatcttatcattactttCTCATGTACTATTAATTAACATGTACATGCACATGCTCAGCATTGCctcaaatatataaacaaaaatgcaTGCATATGCCAAACTGGGAATAAGGTAATGACGTTCGTCACACATAAGTTTCACATTGTAATTCATACTTGCACTTACTTATTGAGAAACTTATTCTGGTATAAAGCAGATACACTACTACGTTATGATCAAGGAAGGAGAGATCTTTTAATCTTGCTGCAAGGAAAAGTCCTTAAAATGTTTCATCTACTCATCGTTCTAAATCTTTATTAGATGTTTGTGAACTTTTGTCACTAGCCGACACGTAAGAGAAATTCTTCTAGTAGTCCGGTGAATCACCTTGTCACCTCCATCTTCTCCATCAGTTTCCAAGCCTGTCAGTGTTCCAGCATCAGGACTAGGACCATTGGTAGTGTTTACAGCCTGCACCAAAAGGAGAACCATAAATATTCCCTATACAAACCAAATGCCTGTCTCTGTATTTCAATGTCCGTATGTCTCATCTTGCCTCATCATAGTAGTGATCCTCCGAATCTTTTATGCCATGCAAATAACCTGGAAGAAAACATAAGATTTATATGTTTAAACGCGAACAAGGGATTAACATACGCAATAACAAACGgacgaaaaaataaatagcaaCCTGAGTACGCCATATCTTTAAATAGCAGCAAGCTACGAGGCATTAGTACCACAGAAAAAGGAAGGTATTTGCTGGTTATTTTGGCCTCTGTAGGTGAAGGTTCATCATGTATCATGTCTTGAGTATCGTTTTCTGATGTTTGGTCAGTGCTTTCTAACTTAGGATGAGGAACAAAGTCCATGACAACAGGAGACCCAAGTGACAGGATTGCCACCACAGGCATATATGCAGGTCCATCTTGATGTGGctgttaataaaaaagaaattgtaaaaaaaaagggagcAATCTAGGAAAGACCATACAACTTCTTGGCAGTTAGTGCTACTTTCCATATGACAGTATTACAAAATCACATAAAGAATGATACGGAATAAATACATGTACACTTGAATTTAGCACCCACCATAATTCCTTGGTCAGGCAAATATTCATTGATAAGGACATGGTTGATTGCCGAGGGAAACAACTTTGATTCCTCGTATATTCTATTTGTAACTGTTTTAAGCCAAGATGGCACTGCAAAACACAATGAAGTTGTTCATTCAGTTTCTGTTACTGTACCCAAACTTCACAACACAAGAGCAGTGGATGACTACTGTCATTTCTTAGAAGCAAAGAGTGATAGAAAATGCGAGCTAGTGAGGGAAGAAACTAAACTCACGTTGTTGGGCAAGAAGGCCTTTTTCGTGGACAACTCCTCCTGAAAATAGAATATCCGAATCAGTATGAGATTAATAAGAAAAGTGGTAAATTTAGGTATGTTTAGGCACCCCAATTTTGGAGTCTCCGATTCTTCAAAGTCTTCCATTTGGAAAGCGGGGCTTGGTCAATCTGCAAACGAATTTAGTATAATAAGCAGAGGTTTAGGGTTagtgtagtagtagtagtagacaCATACGTTTTTGAGGAGAAGTTCCTCTTCAGCTGGGGAGATGTATTCAGGTATGTACATCACAGTCGGCACCGAGCCCACAACGTATTTCTCCATCACCTCCGTCTCTCCTCTTTGCACTCTCAAATCGAATTgagtaaatatttaaaacccTCGTGGGCACGTGTGTCTTTtcagttgatttttttttgtttgtaggCGCTGGTGgctataaatgaaaaagaaaatgaaaatgttgagGATAAGAGGAGTAAAAATCGAGTCTTGGAGATATTCAGTAGAATGTCGAACGCCATAGTGAATGGGATTGCCGGAGCTGGAGGAGGGATTGTTG is a window from the Salvia hispanica cultivar TCC Black 2014 chromosome 1, UniMelb_Shisp_WGS_1.0, whole genome shotgun sequence genome containing:
- the LOC125189557 gene encoding alpha-ketoglutarate-dependent dioxygenase alkB homolog 6, translated to MEKYVVGSVPTVMYIPEYISPAEEELLLKNIDQAPLSKWKTLKNRRLQNWGGVVHEKGLLAQQLPSWLKTVTNRIYEESKLFPSAINHVLINEYLPDQGIMPHQDGPAYMPVVAILSLGSPVVMDFVPHPKLESTDQTSENDTQDMIHDEPSPTEAKITSKYLPFSVVLMPRSLLLFKDMAYSGYLHGIKDSEDHYYDEAVNTTNGPSPDAGTLTGLETDGEDGGDKVIHRTTRRISLTCRLVTKVHKHLIKI